One genomic window of Branchiostoma floridae strain S238N-H82 chromosome 4, Bfl_VNyyK, whole genome shotgun sequence includes the following:
- the LOC118414620 gene encoding ankyrin repeat and sterile alpha motif domain-containing protein 1B-like isoform X1, translated as MDSLSALSSPAAEDPAETVPAETVAMETVAKEHAGKSMSNSVHVEKTMVVEYRPESAEIVRRRGAGAAEGEISPASTEKLLQDLQPFAALCHGSNPKTQSRVSSILYESVLKQEMENEGSESELTSTEDRDSASSSDASPFPSPSPSSPGMPDFDAIIAETAELSADSNGAREREDSGFEQPVDETAEWDQIASIMSSFGGGLVRESVYTAKLEGNFQQLIRGVSNPRTVGEWLQQLELQQYENVFISHGFDNLKFMGGSILEDQDLVEMGVADPAHREAILSATASLPTLLPMGEGEGEHHSPVPESIEEWLESLELPEYGEYFTKHGVISMDRVRKMWEVELNVLEITTLGHRKRILASIGERERDEMPEEMSPEETTVWSTSPLSKTATESLPSPEPSPIQEVDLFKDYTNVKSKYQPTVPPRPSSGGNTSPRPPIPPKPSRKQAPLPVEDPELVLRAPNEATTTAPIRSWRHTPDVLIKGHCNYMAHYLGSMLVTDVRGTVSTRQACAKMKKSTEQMQKVPTIILSISYKGVKFIDAKSKMMVSEHEIRNISCAAQDANDLHVFAYITKDMKTGKHYCHVFSVNSQDLGYEIILTLGQAFEIAFQMIQREKAKRSALAMERQLSSGSDRSAKWSTSSQGSQSSVTMMTEVPPEFAGLNMSKT; from the exons ATGGACAGCCTCAGCGCCCTGTCCAGCCCTGCCGCCGAGGACCCCGCGGAAACAGTTCCCGCGGAgacggttgccatggagacagtGGCAAAGGAGCATGCTGGGAAGAGCATGTCGAACTCGGTGCACGTTGAGAAGACGATGGTGGTGGAGTACCGGCCGGAGTCGGCAGAGATCGTTCGGAGACGCGGTGCGGGCGCCGCAGAGGGCGAGATCTCACCGGCAAGCACGGAGAAACTCCTACAGGATCTGCAGCCGTTCGCTG CACTTTGTCATGGCTCCAACCCCAAGACACAAAGCCGCGTGTCGTCCATTCTGTACGAGTCTGTGCTGAAACAGGAGATGGAGAACGAAG GTTCAGAATCGGAGCTGACGTCCACTGAAGATCGGGACAGCGCTAGTTCCTCCGACGCCTCCCCGTTCCCCTCCCCTAGTCCGAGCTCGCCGGGCATGCCGGACTTCGACGCCATCATCGCGGAGACAGCAGAGCTCAGCGCTGACAGCAACGGGGCGAGGGAACGCGAGGACAGCGGGTTTGAACAGCCCGTGGACGAAACGGCAGAATGGGACCAG ATCGCCAGTATCATGTCATCGTTCGGTGGTGGCCTGGTGAGAGAGTCCGTGTACACTGCAAAGCTGGAGGGCAACTTCCAGCAGCTCATCAGAG GTGTGTCCAACCCCCGCACAGTTGGGGAGTGGCTGCAGCAGCTGGAACTGCAGCAGTACGAGAATGTCTTCATCAGTCACGGCTTCGACAACCTCAAGTTCATG GGAGGAAGCATCCTGGAGGACCAGGACCTGGTAGAGATGGGTGTGGCGGACCCCGCCCACCGCGAAGCCATCCTCTCGGCCACGGCATCCCTCCCCACCCTCCTCCCCATgggtgagggggagggggagcaCCACTCGCCCGTCCCCGAGAGTATCGAGGAGTGGCTGGAGTCCCTGGAGCTGCCGGAGTACGGAGAATACTTCACCAAGCACGGCGTCATCTCCATGGACAGGGTCAGGAAAATGTGGGAGGTCGAACTCAAT GTGCTTGAGATCACGACTTTAGGCCACAGGAAGAGAATCCTGGCGTCGATCGGTGAGCGGGAGCGGGACGAGATGCCGGAGGAAATGTCACCAGAGGAGACAACG GTGTGGAGCACGAGTCCTCTTTCTAAGACTGCGACGGAGTCCCTGCCCTCCCCAGAACCATCCCCCATCCAGGAGGTCGACCTTTTCAAGGACTACACCAATGTCAAGTCTAAGTACCAGCCCACCGTTCCTCCCCGACCGTCGTCGGGCGGTAACACATCGCCACGACCCCCCATTCCGCCAAAACCCTCCAGGAAACAG GCACCCTTGCCAGTGGAAGATCCGGAGTTGGTCCTGAGAGCCCCGAACGAGGCCACGACAACGGCACCAATTCGTAGCTGGAGACACACGCCCGACGTTCTCATCAAGGGACACTGTAACTATATGGCACAT TATCTCGGGTCCATGCTGGTGACAGATGTAAGAGGCACCGTGTCCACAAGACAAGCCTGCGCAAAAATGAAG AAATCCACAGAGCAGATGCAGAAGGTGCCCACCATCATCCTCTCCATCTCTTACAAGGGAGTCAAGTTCATCGATGCCAAGTCAAAG ATGATGGTGAGTGAGCATGAGATTCGGAACATCTCCTGTGCTGCGCAGGACGCAAACGACCTTCACGTGTTTGCCTACATCACCAAGGACATGAAGACGGGGAAACACTACTGTCACGTCTTCAGCGTCAACAGTCAG GACCTTGGTTACGAGATCATCCTGACTCTGGGGCAGGCATTTGAGATTGCCTTCCAGATGATACAGCGCGAGAAGGCCAAACGGTCAGCCCTGGCGATGGAGCGGCAGCTGAGCAGCGGGAGCGACCGGTCCGCCAAGTGGTCCACCAGCAGCCAGGGGTCACAG
- the LOC118414620 gene encoding ankyrin repeat and sterile alpha motif domain-containing protein 1B-like isoform X3 has translation MENEGSESELTSTEDRDSASSSDASPFPSPSPSSPGMPDFDAIIAETAELSADSNGAREREDSGFEQPVDETAEWDQIASIMSSFGGGLVRESVYTAKLEGNFQQLIRGVSNPRTVGEWLQQLELQQYENVFISHGFDNLKFMGGSILEDQDLVEMGVADPAHREAILSATASLPTLLPMGEGEGEHHSPVPESIEEWLESLELPEYGEYFTKHGVISMDRVRKMWEVELNVLEITTLGHRKRILASIGERERDEMPEEMSPEETTVWSTSPLSKTATESLPSPEPSPIQEVDLFKDYTNVKSKYQPTVPPRPSSGGNTSPRPPIPPKPSRKQAPLPVEDPELVLRAPNEATTTAPIRSWRHTPDVLIKGHCNYMAHYLGSMLVTDVRGTVSTRQACAKMKKSTEQMQKVPTIILSISYKGVKFIDAKSKMMVSEHEIRNISCAAQDANDLHVFAYITKDMKTGKHYCHVFSVNSQDLGYEIILTLGQAFEIAFQMIQREKAKRSALAMERQLSSGSDRSAKWSTSSQGSQSSVTMMTEVPPEFAGLNMSKT, from the exons ATGGAGAACGAAG GTTCAGAATCGGAGCTGACGTCCACTGAAGATCGGGACAGCGCTAGTTCCTCCGACGCCTCCCCGTTCCCCTCCCCTAGTCCGAGCTCGCCGGGCATGCCGGACTTCGACGCCATCATCGCGGAGACAGCAGAGCTCAGCGCTGACAGCAACGGGGCGAGGGAACGCGAGGACAGCGGGTTTGAACAGCCCGTGGACGAAACGGCAGAATGGGACCAG ATCGCCAGTATCATGTCATCGTTCGGTGGTGGCCTGGTGAGAGAGTCCGTGTACACTGCAAAGCTGGAGGGCAACTTCCAGCAGCTCATCAGAG GTGTGTCCAACCCCCGCACAGTTGGGGAGTGGCTGCAGCAGCTGGAACTGCAGCAGTACGAGAATGTCTTCATCAGTCACGGCTTCGACAACCTCAAGTTCATG GGAGGAAGCATCCTGGAGGACCAGGACCTGGTAGAGATGGGTGTGGCGGACCCCGCCCACCGCGAAGCCATCCTCTCGGCCACGGCATCCCTCCCCACCCTCCTCCCCATgggtgagggggagggggagcaCCACTCGCCCGTCCCCGAGAGTATCGAGGAGTGGCTGGAGTCCCTGGAGCTGCCGGAGTACGGAGAATACTTCACCAAGCACGGCGTCATCTCCATGGACAGGGTCAGGAAAATGTGGGAGGTCGAACTCAAT GTGCTTGAGATCACGACTTTAGGCCACAGGAAGAGAATCCTGGCGTCGATCGGTGAGCGGGAGCGGGACGAGATGCCGGAGGAAATGTCACCAGAGGAGACAACG GTGTGGAGCACGAGTCCTCTTTCTAAGACTGCGACGGAGTCCCTGCCCTCCCCAGAACCATCCCCCATCCAGGAGGTCGACCTTTTCAAGGACTACACCAATGTCAAGTCTAAGTACCAGCCCACCGTTCCTCCCCGACCGTCGTCGGGCGGTAACACATCGCCACGACCCCCCATTCCGCCAAAACCCTCCAGGAAACAG GCACCCTTGCCAGTGGAAGATCCGGAGTTGGTCCTGAGAGCCCCGAACGAGGCCACGACAACGGCACCAATTCGTAGCTGGAGACACACGCCCGACGTTCTCATCAAGGGACACTGTAACTATATGGCACAT TATCTCGGGTCCATGCTGGTGACAGATGTAAGAGGCACCGTGTCCACAAGACAAGCCTGCGCAAAAATGAAG AAATCCACAGAGCAGATGCAGAAGGTGCCCACCATCATCCTCTCCATCTCTTACAAGGGAGTCAAGTTCATCGATGCCAAGTCAAAG ATGATGGTGAGTGAGCATGAGATTCGGAACATCTCCTGTGCTGCGCAGGACGCAAACGACCTTCACGTGTTTGCCTACATCACCAAGGACATGAAGACGGGGAAACACTACTGTCACGTCTTCAGCGTCAACAGTCAG GACCTTGGTTACGAGATCATCCTGACTCTGGGGCAGGCATTTGAGATTGCCTTCCAGATGATACAGCGCGAGAAGGCCAAACGGTCAGCCCTGGCGATGGAGCGGCAGCTGAGCAGCGGGAGCGACCGGTCCGCCAAGTGGTCCACCAGCAGCCAGGGGTCACAG
- the LOC118414620 gene encoding ankyrin repeat and sterile alpha motif domain-containing protein 1B-like isoform X2, with the protein MDSLSALSSPAAEDPAETVPAETVAMETVAKEHAGKSMSNSVHVEKTMVVEYRPESAEIVRRRGAGAAEGEISPASTEKLLQDLQPFAALCHGSNPKTQSRVSSILYESVLKQEMENEGSESELTSTEDRDSASSSDASPFPSPSPSSPGMPDFDAIIAETAELSADSNGAREREDSGFEQPVDETAEWDQIASIMSSFGGGLVRESVYTAKLEGNFQQLIRGVSNPRTVGEWLQQLELQQYENVFISHGFDNLKFMGGSILEDQDLVEMGVADPAHREAILSATASLPTLLPMGEGEGEHHSPVPESIEEWLESLELPEYGEYFTKHGVISMDRVRKMWEVELNVLEITTLGHRKRILASIGERERDEMPEEMSPEETTVWSTSPLSKTATESLPSPEPSPIQEVDLFKDYTNVKSKYQPTVPPRPSSGGNTSPRPPIPPKPSRKQAPLPVEDPELVLRAPNEATTTAPIRSWRHTPDVLIKGHCNYMAHYLGSMLVTDVRGTVSTRQACAKMKKSTEQMQKVPTIILSISYKGVKFIDAKSKMMVSEHEIRNISCAAQDANDLHVFAYITKDMKTGKHYCHVFSVNSQDLGYEIILTLGQAFEIAF; encoded by the exons ATGGACAGCCTCAGCGCCCTGTCCAGCCCTGCCGCCGAGGACCCCGCGGAAACAGTTCCCGCGGAgacggttgccatggagacagtGGCAAAGGAGCATGCTGGGAAGAGCATGTCGAACTCGGTGCACGTTGAGAAGACGATGGTGGTGGAGTACCGGCCGGAGTCGGCAGAGATCGTTCGGAGACGCGGTGCGGGCGCCGCAGAGGGCGAGATCTCACCGGCAAGCACGGAGAAACTCCTACAGGATCTGCAGCCGTTCGCTG CACTTTGTCATGGCTCCAACCCCAAGACACAAAGCCGCGTGTCGTCCATTCTGTACGAGTCTGTGCTGAAACAGGAGATGGAGAACGAAG GTTCAGAATCGGAGCTGACGTCCACTGAAGATCGGGACAGCGCTAGTTCCTCCGACGCCTCCCCGTTCCCCTCCCCTAGTCCGAGCTCGCCGGGCATGCCGGACTTCGACGCCATCATCGCGGAGACAGCAGAGCTCAGCGCTGACAGCAACGGGGCGAGGGAACGCGAGGACAGCGGGTTTGAACAGCCCGTGGACGAAACGGCAGAATGGGACCAG ATCGCCAGTATCATGTCATCGTTCGGTGGTGGCCTGGTGAGAGAGTCCGTGTACACTGCAAAGCTGGAGGGCAACTTCCAGCAGCTCATCAGAG GTGTGTCCAACCCCCGCACAGTTGGGGAGTGGCTGCAGCAGCTGGAACTGCAGCAGTACGAGAATGTCTTCATCAGTCACGGCTTCGACAACCTCAAGTTCATG GGAGGAAGCATCCTGGAGGACCAGGACCTGGTAGAGATGGGTGTGGCGGACCCCGCCCACCGCGAAGCCATCCTCTCGGCCACGGCATCCCTCCCCACCCTCCTCCCCATgggtgagggggagggggagcaCCACTCGCCCGTCCCCGAGAGTATCGAGGAGTGGCTGGAGTCCCTGGAGCTGCCGGAGTACGGAGAATACTTCACCAAGCACGGCGTCATCTCCATGGACAGGGTCAGGAAAATGTGGGAGGTCGAACTCAAT GTGCTTGAGATCACGACTTTAGGCCACAGGAAGAGAATCCTGGCGTCGATCGGTGAGCGGGAGCGGGACGAGATGCCGGAGGAAATGTCACCAGAGGAGACAACG GTGTGGAGCACGAGTCCTCTTTCTAAGACTGCGACGGAGTCCCTGCCCTCCCCAGAACCATCCCCCATCCAGGAGGTCGACCTTTTCAAGGACTACACCAATGTCAAGTCTAAGTACCAGCCCACCGTTCCTCCCCGACCGTCGTCGGGCGGTAACACATCGCCACGACCCCCCATTCCGCCAAAACCCTCCAGGAAACAG GCACCCTTGCCAGTGGAAGATCCGGAGTTGGTCCTGAGAGCCCCGAACGAGGCCACGACAACGGCACCAATTCGTAGCTGGAGACACACGCCCGACGTTCTCATCAAGGGACACTGTAACTATATGGCACAT TATCTCGGGTCCATGCTGGTGACAGATGTAAGAGGCACCGTGTCCACAAGACAAGCCTGCGCAAAAATGAAG AAATCCACAGAGCAGATGCAGAAGGTGCCCACCATCATCCTCTCCATCTCTTACAAGGGAGTCAAGTTCATCGATGCCAAGTCAAAG ATGATGGTGAGTGAGCATGAGATTCGGAACATCTCCTGTGCTGCGCAGGACGCAAACGACCTTCACGTGTTTGCCTACATCACCAAGGACATGAAGACGGGGAAACACTACTGTCACGTCTTCAGCGTCAACAGTCAG GACCTTGGGTACGAGATAATCCTGACTCTAGGACAGGCGTTCGAGATCGCCTTCTAG